A region of Streptomyces paludis DNA encodes the following proteins:
- a CDS encoding FecCD family ABC transporter permease translates to MTATTGLPAGRVRPAGYARVRVGGGRATFLLHRRAAAVALGLAVALGAVCVAYLSVGESFVPPGEVLKVLLGRESSAELVVGTLRLPRMTVGLLVGLAFGVAGALIQTVARNPLASPDIIGVSQGASALTVAAMTFGLTSYSVLPYLSVAGGLVAAALVYVFAWRGGLHATRFVLIGIGFAIALRSVTTLFLTKGDLRLAQQAQVWMTGSLNGRGWEAAGPLGWVLLLLLPAVAWAAWAQRTVSLDDDTATALGVRLGRVRLGLVLVGVVLASVATGAAGPVDFVALLAPQIARRLTRTAQLPLLSSALLGAVIVVLTDLLARRLLAPTELPVGVLTAAVGAPYLIWLIIRGRTAGGRT, encoded by the coding sequence GTGACGGCCACGACGGGGCTGCCCGCCGGTCGCGTACGGCCCGCCGGGTACGCGCGTGTGCGGGTCGGCGGCGGGCGGGCCACGTTTCTGCTGCACCGGCGCGCGGCGGCCGTGGCGCTCGGGCTGGCCGTGGCGCTCGGCGCGGTGTGCGTGGCGTATCTGAGCGTCGGGGAGAGCTTCGTACCGCCCGGCGAGGTGCTGAAGGTGCTGCTGGGGCGGGAGTCGTCGGCCGAGCTGGTCGTCGGGACGCTGCGGCTGCCGCGTATGACCGTCGGGCTGCTGGTCGGGCTCGCCTTCGGGGTGGCGGGCGCGCTGATCCAGACCGTCGCCCGCAATCCGCTCGCCAGCCCGGACATCATCGGCGTCAGCCAGGGCGCGAGCGCGCTGACGGTGGCGGCGATGACGTTCGGGCTGACGTCGTACTCCGTACTGCCGTATCTCTCGGTGGCCGGGGGGCTGGTGGCGGCGGCGCTGGTGTACGTCTTCGCGTGGCGCGGCGGGCTGCACGCGACGCGGTTCGTGCTGATCGGTATCGGCTTCGCGATCGCGCTGCGGTCCGTGACCACGCTCTTTCTCACCAAAGGCGATCTGCGACTGGCCCAGCAGGCGCAGGTGTGGATGACCGGCTCGCTCAACGGCCGCGGCTGGGAGGCCGCCGGGCCGCTGGGGTGGGTGCTGCTGCTCCTGCTGCCGGCGGTGGCGTGGGCGGCGTGGGCGCAGCGCACCGTGTCGCTGGACGACGACACCGCGACCGCGCTGGGGGTACGGCTCGGCCGCGTCCGGCTCGGGCTGGTGCTGGTCGGGGTGGTGCTGGCGTCGGTCGCGACGGGCGCGGCGGGCCCGGTGGACTTCGTGGCACTGCTGGCACCGCAGATCGCGCGACGGCTGACCCGCACCGCCCAGCTCCCACTGCTGAGTTCGGCGCTGCTGGGCGCGGTGATCGTCGTCCTGACGGATCTGCTGGCACGCCGACTGCTGGCGCCGACGGAACTGCCGGTGGGGGTACTGACGGCGGCGGTGGGCGCGCCGTATCTGATCTGGCTGATCATCCGGGGGCGTACGGCGGGAGGCAGGACGTGA
- a CDS encoding FecCD family ABC transporter permease, which yields MAAAAPPVHGTEQTGARRRGVPAVRRAGWTAVALVALLLAVLLSLAVGARAVAPSAVVDALLRGGDSDDAEVVRQLRVPRTLIGLMVGAALAVAGTALQGITRNPIADPGILGISQGASVGVVLAIAFAGVHTLTGYVWYAFVGAGIASVAVYAIAAGGRGGATPVKLALGGAAVNALLVSVTTAVLTTNAAALDEFRFWQVGSIAGRDAEVARQVWPFLLVGMVLVGYVARGLDALALGDDMARGLGQNVAAVRVLGGLGATVLTGVGVAAAGPIAFVGLAVPHIARAAVGTDHRWVLPMAALLGPVMLLVSDVVGRVVFPPGEVPAGVTTALLGVPFLVALVRRKAVPA from the coding sequence ATGGCAGCCGCCGCTCCGCCGGTCCACGGCACGGAACAGACCGGTGCCCGCCGCCGGGGCGTACCTGCCGTCCGCCGTGCCGGCTGGACCGCGGTGGCCCTCGTCGCCCTGCTGCTCGCGGTCCTGCTGAGCCTCGCGGTCGGGGCGCGCGCGGTCGCCCCCTCGGCCGTCGTGGACGCGCTGCTGCGCGGCGGGGACAGCGACGACGCCGAGGTCGTACGGCAGTTGCGGGTGCCGCGCACGCTGATCGGGCTGATGGTCGGCGCGGCGCTCGCCGTCGCGGGCACCGCGCTCCAGGGCATCACCCGCAATCCGATCGCCGACCCGGGGATCCTCGGCATCAGCCAGGGCGCCTCGGTGGGGGTCGTGCTGGCCATCGCGTTCGCCGGGGTGCACACACTGACCGGGTACGTCTGGTACGCCTTCGTCGGCGCCGGGATCGCCTCCGTCGCGGTGTACGCGATCGCGGCGGGCGGGCGCGGGGGCGCGACCCCGGTGAAGCTCGCGCTCGGCGGCGCCGCGGTCAACGCGCTGCTGGTGTCGGTGACCACGGCCGTTCTGACGACGAACGCGGCGGCGCTGGACGAGTTCCGCTTCTGGCAGGTCGGCTCGATCGCGGGCCGGGACGCCGAAGTGGCCCGGCAGGTATGGCCGTTCCTGCTGGTGGGCATGGTTCTGGTGGGGTACGTGGCGCGCGGGCTCGACGCGCTGGCGCTCGGCGACGACATGGCGCGCGGCCTCGGGCAGAACGTCGCGGCGGTACGGGTGCTGGGCGGCCTCGGGGCGACGGTGCTGACCGGGGTCGGGGTCGCGGCGGCCGGGCCGATCGCCTTCGTCGGGCTGGCCGTACCGCATATCGCGCGCGCGGCCGTCGGGACGGACCACCGCTGGGTGCTGCCGATGGCGGCGCTGCTCGGGCCGGTGATGCTGCTGGTGTCCGATGTCGTGGGCCGGGTCGTGTTCCCGCCGGGCGAGGTGCCGGCGGGGGTGACGACGGCGCTGCTGGGGGTGCCGTTCCTGGTGGCGCTCGTACGGCGGAAGGCGGTGCCGGCGTGA
- a CDS encoding HAD family hydrolase — MPQTPHTTGTSHAPHTAPTVGFDLDMTLIDSRPGIHAAFTALAAETGVTIDADLAVSRLGPPLEQELAHWFPEERIPTVRDRYREIYLELAIAPTLAMPGAHEAVAAVQARGGRAIVVTAKHGTSAALHLDHLGIEPDAVVGQLWAEQKAEALIAHGATVYVGDHIGDVRGARTARALSVAVPTGPCDEQELRAAGADVILTDLTEFPAWLESYATEQATR; from the coding sequence ATGCCCCAGACGCCCCACACCACAGGCACGTCGCACGCACCCCACACCGCTCCCACCGTCGGCTTCGACCTCGACATGACCCTCATCGACTCACGGCCCGGCATCCACGCCGCGTTCACCGCGCTCGCCGCCGAGACCGGCGTCACGATCGACGCGGACCTGGCCGTCAGCCGGCTCGGGCCGCCGCTGGAGCAGGAACTGGCGCACTGGTTCCCCGAGGAGCGCATCCCCACCGTCCGGGACCGCTACCGGGAGATCTACCTCGAACTCGCCATCGCCCCGACCCTCGCCATGCCCGGCGCCCACGAGGCGGTCGCCGCCGTCCAGGCCCGCGGCGGCCGGGCGATCGTCGTCACCGCCAAGCACGGCACGAGCGCCGCCCTCCACCTCGACCACCTCGGCATAGAGCCGGACGCCGTCGTCGGCCAGCTCTGGGCCGAGCAGAAGGCGGAGGCGCTGATCGCGCACGGCGCGACGGTGTACGTCGGCGACCACATCGGCGACGTACGCGGCGCGCGTACGGCACGGGCGCTGTCCGTGGCGGTACCGACCGGACCGTGCGACGAGCAGGAGCTGCGCGCGGCGGGCGCGGACGTGATCCTGACGGACCTCACGGAGTTCCCGGCGTGGCTGGAGAGTTACGCGACGGAACAGGCCACGCGGTAA